The Streptomyces tubercidicus DNA segment CGTCTTCTCGGTCCCCGAGGAGGAGCGGCACAAACGGCATCTGCTGCGCTCCCGGCTGGCCCGGCTCGGTTTCGGCACCGCCGCGCCGGGTGTGTGGCTCGCCCCCGCCCAGCTCTACGAGGAGACCCGGCACACCCTGGAGCGGCTGCAACTGGACCCGTACGTCGACCTGTTCACCGGTGCGCACGCCGGTTTCGCCCCCACGGCGGACGCGGTCGCCCGCTGGTGGGACCTGGACGCGATCGCCGCACAGCACCGCGCCTTCCTCGACGAGCAGGAGCCGGTGCTCCAGCGCTGGTCGCGGCGCCGCTCGGTGCCCCCCGAAGCGGCCTACCGCGACTATCTGCTGGCGCTGGACGCCTGGCGCCACCTGCCCTACGCGGATCCCGGACTGCCCTCTCCCCTCCTGCCTGAGGACTGGCCGGGCGGCCGCGCTGCCGAGGTGTTCGGCCGGCTGCACACCAAACTCCGGGCCGCCGGGGCCCTGTACGCGCACGAGGCGATGACCGGGGCGCAGGGCCTGTCTTAGCGACCCCCGCGCACCGGTCTCAGCGGCGGCGCGGCTGGGCCCCCACCTTGACGCCGGTGCGCGGCCGGGCGGCGGCGATCACGGAGACCACGTCCTTGAAGGAGCCGCACATCCGGGTTCCAGCGACCCCGGCGAGTTCGCCGAAGGTGCCGACGCCGTACGTCACCGCCACCGGCTCCATCCGCGCGGTCACCGCCATTCTCATGTCCCCCACGGTGTCCCCCACATACGCGCTCTGCCAGGCCGCGACACCGAGCCGGCCGGCCGCCCGCAGCACCATCTCCGGGTGCGGTTTGCCACGCCGGACCATGTCCTGGCCGACGACCGGGCCGACCAGGTCGCGGATGCCCATGACGTCGAGCAGCGCTTCGGCGCTGCGGGTGGTCTTGGACGTGGCGACGGCCAGCTCGACCCCGTGGGCGCGCAGCGCGGACAGCCCCGCGGTCACGCCGGGGAAGAGCAGCTGCGGCCCCAGACACAGCACTTCGTAGGCGAACAGCTCGCGGTAGCGGGAGATCGCCGCCTGCACCCGGGCGTCGTCCTCGGGCTTGCCCAGCAGCCGGCCGAAGGCGGGGCCGGGAGGCTTGCCGATGGCGGCGGCCGCCTGCCGGGCGGTCACCGAACAGCCCTGCTCCGAGGCCACCTTGACCAGCAGCTTGCTGATCGCGGGGAGGGTGTTGGCGAGAGTGCCGTCCAGATCGAAGACGGCGGCCTTGATCGTCTCACCTCCGGCGCCCCGGACACCTCTCACGGGACGTTCGCCGACTTCCGTTGCTACGCGCATGGCTGGAGACCTTTCCGGATTGCGATGGGGGGTGCAGGGGCTCGGATGACGTTGCTGGCTCGGCTGATGGGGCGGCCTGCGGTCGACGACTGGAAACGGGCGCGGCGGTCTCGCCATGGCGCACCGCCGTCCGGGGCGGTACGCAACCGTCGAGGCGGTGCATCGGAAGAGAACGTCCCGTTTACCGCCTTCGGAGATTTAAAAACCGCCTGCGCTGTTTGTCAATGCGTCCCCGTCTCCCCTGACGGGTCGACAACACACCTTTGCCCAGCCAGACTGGAGGCAGCCGCCCCCCGGCAGAGCCGAGCGCCCGCACGTGTGACCGATCATCACCTTCGCGTCAGGGCCCGTGAGTTCCGGCCAATCCTGGGGAGGATATCGAACCGCATGGTTGGTTTTCTATGTAGACTGCAATGAGCTCGCAGCCGTACTAGAGACGGGACGGACACCGTGCCCACCCAGCATCGCGCCATCCAGAGCCGCCAGGCACTCATCCGCTCGGCCGCAGAGACCTTCCTGGAGAAGGGGGTTCCCGCAGCGGGCATGGTCGAGATCAGCCGGCGGGCCCGGCTGAGCAAAGGGGCGCTCTACTTCCACTTCACCTCCAAGGACGACCTCACGCTCGCGGTACGGGACGCCGCGCTGGAGGCCCTGCAGGAGCTGGAGGACTCCTTCACCCACTCGACGGAGCCACTGACCACCGCCGTACGGGACTTCACCATCGAGCTGTTCGGCCGGGTGCAGTCGGACGCCGTGCTCCGCGCCGGACTGCGGCTGCGGCCGGAGACCGCGCCGGGGCTCGGTATCTACGCCCTGGAGCAGCGCTGGTATGCGCTGTTTCTCGACAAAGCGGTGACCTGCGGGACCGGCGGACCGGCCGGACCGCATGCCTCGGACACCGAACCCCGGCGCACCGCCCAGCTGTTGACCTCGATCGTGGTGGGTCTGCTGCATCTGGGCGGCGAGGACGGGACGTGGTGGGACCACGAGGCCATCGTCGGCCTGTGGGCGCTGCTGCCGTCCGCACCGGGCCGGATCCCGGCCGCCGTCCCGGCCTCGGCGCAGCTTCCGGCGGCCGGCTGATCCGGCGCCCCGGTCCTCATGCCGCCGGTCTCACAACTCGACCAGCACGGCCCCGATATGGCGCCCCTGCGTCAGTTCACGCAGCGCCTGTGGTGCCTGCTCGATCCCCTTCAGCAGGGCATGCGGGAAGACCAGAGTGCCGTCCCGCAGGCCCTGACCGAACTCCGTGGTCCACTCCTGCGGCAGATCCGGGTGGGCGTACAGCC contains these protein-coding regions:
- a CDS encoding PaaX family transcriptional regulator C-terminal domain-containing protein, with translation MNDQQTQRTPRSLIVTFYGAYGRGGPGAPGGPAAPVPVAALIRLLGALGVDPPSVRSAVSRLKRRGLLAPARTATGAAAYGLSDAARQLLDDGDRRIYARPAARLSDGWVLAVFSVPEEERHKRHLLRSRLARLGFGTAAPGVWLAPAQLYEETRHTLERLQLDPYVDLFTGAHAGFAPTADAVARWWDLDAIAAQHRAFLDEQEPVLQRWSRRRSVPPEAAYRDYLLALDAWRHLPYADPGLPSPLLPEDWPGGRAAEVFGRLHTKLRAAGALYAHEAMTGAQGLS
- a CDS encoding HAD family hydrolase: MRVATEVGERPVRGVRGAGGETIKAAVFDLDGTLANTLPAISKLLVKVASEQGCSVTARQAAAAIGKPPGPAFGRLLGKPEDDARVQAAISRYRELFAYEVLCLGPQLLFPGVTAGLSALRAHGVELAVATSKTTRSAEALLDVMGIRDLVGPVVGQDMVRRGKPHPEMVLRAAGRLGVAAWQSAYVGDTVGDMRMAVTARMEPVAVTYGVGTFGELAGVAGTRMCGSFKDVVSVIAAARPRTGVKVGAQPRRR
- a CDS encoding TetR/AcrR family transcriptional regulator; protein product: MPTQHRAIQSRQALIRSAAETFLEKGVPAAGMVEISRRARLSKGALYFHFTSKDDLTLAVRDAALEALQELEDSFTHSTEPLTTAVRDFTIELFGRVQSDAVLRAGLRLRPETAPGLGIYALEQRWYALFLDKAVTCGTGGPAGPHASDTEPRRTAQLLTSIVVGLLHLGGEDGTWWDHEAIVGLWALLPSAPGRIPAAVPASAQLPAAG